One region of Podospora bellae-mahoneyi strain CBS 112042 chromosome 1 map unlocalized CBS112042p_1.2, whole genome shotgun sequence genomic DNA includes:
- a CDS encoding uncharacterized protein (COG:D; COG:K; COG:L; EggNog:ENOG503Q4MK) has protein sequence MAHMKNPLATPDQIFHRSSLDSPPTELRDAIFFSTQCLTQAAGILLQLPQSVTAQANVVLARFWLIEPIMSHEFSDVSAATLYTVAKIGPCPCTPRDLSNVYAYLLSSSSTFLSPPGNNPPKNIPDDYYQSETSYQAFHSRILSLEHLILCSLSFDTTVSLPHPLAITYLQSMDFLYVPKEKITRRVVEYLNTALLSPQLLCLTTQPNGLAVAAIYNAVKDLGAKMPECEWWEVFDVDREDLGFLVVGMRSLEGWVGGMMGEEGVLGKKKRGGMITRKEVRDILGGDRPPQEEEEDPEVVMARRMDEKMKEIEGDAV, from the exons ATGGCGCACATGAAGAATCCTCTCGCAACACCCGATCAGATATTTCACCGAAGCTCATTGGACTCGCCCCCTACCGAACTTCGAGATGCGATATTTTTCTCGACCCAGTGCCTCACGCAAGCAGCTGGCATCCTCCTTCAGCTCCCCCAGTCCGTAACCGCGCAAGCCAATGTCGTCTTGGCGCGCTTCTGGCTTATAGAACCAATTATGTCACATGAGTTCAGC GACGTATCAGCAGCTACTCTCTACACGGTCGCCAAAATCGGTCCCTGCCCTTGCACGCCCAGGGATCTATCCAACGTCTATGCCTACCTCCTCTCGAGCTCTTCCACGTTCCTATCTCCTCCTGGCAACAACCCACCGAAGAACATCCCAGATGACTACTACCAATCCGAAACCTCCTACCAGGCTTTCCACTCGCGGATCCTGTCGCTGGAGCACCTCATCCTGTGTTCGTTGTCGTTCGACACGACGGTGTCGTTGCCGCATCCTCTCGCGATTACATACCTCCAGTCAATGGACTTTTTGTATGtccccaaggagaagatcaCAAGGAGGGTGGTCGAGTATTTGAATACTGCTTTGCTGTCACCGCAGTTGCTGTGCCTGACTACTCAACCCAACGGGCTGGCAGTGGCGGCGATTTACAATGCGGTAAAGGATTTGGGGGCCAAGATGCCGGAGTGTGAGTGGTGGGAGGTATTTGATGTGGATAGAGAGGATCTGGGGttcttggtggttgggatgAGAAGTTTGgaagggtgggttgggggtatgatgggtgaggaaggggtgctggggaaaaagaaaaggggggggatgataaCGAGAAAGGAGGTGAGAGatattttggggggggaCAGGCCgccgcaggaggaggaggaggatccaGAAGTtgtgatggcgaggaggatggatgagaagatgaaggagattgaggggGATGCC GTATAA
- a CDS encoding uncharacterized protein (COG:T; EggNog:ENOG503NUA6), translating into MSSSGGRQGPLAPAPADKPDAPDLQSIPLQPLVPGSAAEREGEGPTPSPASQFSIHSPSIHNHARESDQSQVTLLPVDSHGSRSRFTTNTPTAADESDSDSDSDSDTYSEPVSVSGFGYDDFDENEFYELENFSQQPAPMTQDMPSLRSTAGFQSPSYGSITPRGSNESIPDPEVEGSAPHQRQESSGYGSRRSTRDFESRRRRTSSQARSLSVTMRKSSRQSLGSSTTVGGLEGRFGTTETSLLNDLTENHTATADEMDDDDSRSYIFESEIDEGDENDPPDNSPYAQVRASVAPTDNTSLSINTPRMWALSILFSFLGSSTNLFFSLRYPSVAITPVIALLLVHPLGLLWDYLLKRSDDPPDEYVDGFRSENASIYSSEYPSPHIIPWERRGVLDKIRLWLSQGRWNEKEHSCVYVSSNVSFGFAFATDVIVEQTQFYKQEASITYQILLTLSTQILGYTFAGLTRRFLVRPSGMIWPGTLMSAAMFTTLHKEENKEANGWRISRWKFFYAVWFGAFVFYFLPGLLMPALSYFNVITWFAPKNVVVANLFGVVSGLGLFPMTFDWAQIAYIGSPLLTPFWAAMNVVGGLVIVMWIIAPIAYYSNWLYSSYMPILSAAVFDNTGSVYDVGRVLTKDFLFDREAYSNYSRVFLPITYVLSYGVQFAGLAALITHTVCWHGKDIWRQWKRSVEEASAETKGTYEPVAGVHEDRPRRGSGRGRVPATEPARSSLSIDNLMTREDVHNRLMKRYKDAPMLWYLITFVSMTAVGIFIVEYYPIHLPWYGLLLALGICSVLFIPIGIIMAVTNQHSSIYLICQLVAGALFPGRPVANMVFVTYGYISSAQGIKFAADLKLGHYMKIPPRILFAVQMVATIVSSLTQIGVLNWMFVNVPGICTPQAINGFTCPIARVHFNGSILWGVVGPSEFFGPNATYRPLVWAFAVGGILPIPLWLYARKRKDSIVRKINLPVLFGSLGWIPPATGLNFSVWAVVCYVFNYLIKNRAGAWWAKYTMTMSAALDSGLAFGIVVVFFGFIYPGWMKGFSWWGTEVYKQGCDWQACSYLEVPDGGRFGPDRW; encoded by the exons ATGTCGTCGTCAGGTGGCAGGCAAGGTCCATTGgccccagcaccagcagaCAAACCAGACGCGCCAGATTTACAATCCATCCCACTCCAACCTCTAGTGCCGGGTTCCGCTGCTGAGAGAGAAGGCGAAGGCCCCACGCCGTCACCGGCCTCTCAGTTTTCCATCCACAGCCCCTCCATCCACAACCACGCCAGGGAATCAGATCAAAGCCAGGTCACTCTCCTCCCTGTAGATTCCCATGGCAGCAGATCCAGATTTACGACGAATACGCCTACCGCTGCTGACGAgagcgacagcgacagcgacagcgacagcgacaCCTACAGCGAGCCTGTCTCAGTATCTGGTTTTGGATACGACGATTTTGACGAAAACGAATTTTACGAACTTGAAAACTTCAGCCAACAACCGGCACCCATGACGCAGGACATGCCCTCACTCCGCTCGACGGCGGGCTTTCAGAGCCCCTCGTACGGCTCCATTACACCAAGAGGATCCAATGAGTCTATACCCGATCCTGAAGTCGAGGGCAGCGCTCCGCACCAAAGACAAGAGTCTTCTGGATATGGTAGCAGACGATCGACACGCGATTTTGAGTCGCGGCGACGGCGCACCAGCTCCCAAGCTAGGTCGCTGTCGGTGACTATGAGAAAGTCGTCGCGCCAGTCGCTGGGAAGCTCGACTACTGTTGGAGGACTGGAAGGCCGATTTGGAACCACCGAGACGTCGCTGTTGAACGATTTGACAGAGAATCATACGGCAACGGCGGATGAGATGGACGATGACGATTCGAGGTCCTATATCTTCGAGTCGGAGATTGACGAGGGTGATGAGAACGACCCCCCAGACAACTCTCCCTATGCCCAAGTCAGGGCTTCCGTTGCGCCGACCGACAACACAAGTCTTTCCATCAACACACCACGTATGTGGGCTTTGTCCATacttttttcctttctcggATCTTCTACCAACTTGTTTTTCTCCTTAAGATACCCCAGTGTTGCTATCACACCCGTCATCGCATTGCTACTTGTACATCCCCTCGGTCTCTTGTGGGACTATCTTTTAAAACGGTCCGACGATCCACCGGATGAGTACGTCGATGGCTTTCGAAGCGAGAATGCCTCCATATATTCATCCGAGTATCCGTCACCACACATCATTCCATGGGAGCGAAGAGGCGTATTGGACAAGATTCGGCTTTGGCTTTCTCAGGGTCGTTGGAACGAAAAGGAGCACAGCTGCGTCTATGTCAGCAGCAACGTATCGTTTGGATTTGCTTTTGCAACAGACGTCATCGTTGAGCAAACGCAGTTCTACAAGCAGGAGGCTAGCATCACCTATcaaatcctcctcaccctttCAACCCAAATTTTGGGTTACACGTTTGCCGGGCTCACACGGCGATTTTTGGTCCGACCAAGCGGCATGATTTGGCCCGGGACGCTTATGTCGGCAGCCATGTTTACGACGCTCCATAAGGAGGAGAATAAGGAGGCCAATGGCTGGCGGATTAGCAGATGGAAGTTCTTTTATGCCGTCTGGTTTGGTGCCTTTGTCTTTTATTTCCTTCCTGGGCTCCTGATGCCAGCCCTAAGCTACTTCAACGTCATCACGTGGTTTGCCCCCAAGAATGTGGTGGTTGCCAACCTGTTTGGCGTCGTGTCAGGTCTGGGACTGTTTCCCATGACATTTGATTGGGCTCAGATTGCCTACATCGGGTCACCTCTGCTTACCCCGTTCTGGGCAGCCATGAATGTGGTCGGCGGCTTGGTGATTGTGATGTGGATCATCGCACCAATTGCGTACTACAGCAACTGGCTGTACTCTTCATACATGCCGATTCTGTCAGCAGCCGTGTTTGACAATACTGGTAGCGTTTACGACGTTGGCAGAGTTCTTACCAAAGACTTTCTGTTCGACAGGGAGGCTTATTCAAATTATAGTAGGGTGTTTCTGCCCATCACCTATGTGCTTAGCTACGGCGTTCAGTTTGCCGGGCTTGCAGCCCTCATCACACACACGGTCTGCTGGCATGGAAAGGATATCTGGAGACAATGGAAGCGGTCAGTTGAGGAGGCTTCGGCGGAAACCAAAGGCACCTACGAGCCTGTGGCCGGTGTGCACGAGGACCGACCCCGGAGGGGATCCGGCCGTGGTCGGGTACCAGCAACGGAACCAGCCAGGTCGTCTCTAAGTATCGACAACCTCATGACTCGAGAGGATGTTCACAACCGCCTGATGAAGAGATACAAAGATGCCCCCATGCTTTGGTACTTGATAACGTTTGTGTCGATGACCGCCGTGGGTATTTTTATTGTTGAATA CTACCCTATTCACCTTCCCTGGTacggcctcctccttgccctggGCATTTGCAGcgtcctcttcatccccaTTGGGATCATCATGGCTGTCACCAACCAGCACAGCAGTATTTATCTGATCTGCCAGCTCGTCGCCGGCGCACTCTTTCCCGGCCGTCCGGTAGCCAACATGGTTTTTGTAACCTACGGTTACATCTCCTCGGCCCAGGGCATCAAGTTTGCTGCTGATCTCAAGCTTGGCCACTACATGAAAATCCCACCCCGGATATTGTTCGCTGTCCAGATGGTTGCCACCATTGTGTCGTCGTTGACTCAAATCGGCGTTCTCAACTGGATGTTTGTCAACGTACCTGGGATTTGCACCCCGCAGGCAATCAACGGGTTCACCTGCCCAATCGCACGAGTGCACTTCAACGGGTCGATTCTCTGGGGCGTGGTAGGGCCGTCGGAATTCTTTGGACCTAACGCCACATATCGGCCATTGGTTTGGGCATTTGCCGTCGGTGGGATTTTGCCTATTCCGCTGTGGCTATACGCACGCAAGAGAAAGGACTCCATCGTTCGCAAGATCAATCTTCCGGTCTTGTTCGGATCACTCGGATGGATTCCCCCGGCGACGGGCTTGAACTTCTCGGTTTGGGCTGTGGTGTGCTACGTGTTCAATTACCTCATCAAGAACCGAGCCGGAGCCTGGTGGGCGAAATATACCATGACGATGAGCGCCGCTCTGGATTCTGGCCTTGCCTTTGGGATAGTAGTGGTGTTCTTTGGTTTCATCTATCCGGGCTGGATGAAGGGCTTCTCTTGGTGGGGAACAGAGGTGTACAAGCAGGGCTGTGACTGGCAGGCTTGCAGCTATTTGGAGGTGCCTGATGGAGGCAGGTTCGGGCCTGATAGATGGTGA
- a CDS encoding uncharacterized protein (COG:H; EggNog:ENOG503P30J; BUSCO:EOG09264PMA) has translation MGGCTLTTYQTLGVEDSRSRIRPSLGLPTRSRPSRTELLAPFYQPQSQRSPASLGNQLGVLEKAGKEIAYPHSAILTSKHTKRLQALTSMPEGAVTDEFAMASLNAAKQQLRTAMKHKLQAMTPESVLSQSLVVFNKLKTFPPFVKAKRVSVFLSMPGGEIQTDAIVRHALASGKEVFVPYLHKNPATSPALPVRVMDMVRLKDLADYEGLMPDRWGIPSINPATVHERQRVFGGPDAQHSQSTLLDLILMPGVAFDIDPNNGAIRRLGHGRGFYDYFLSRHSAKSAELGQQESPVLLYGLALSEQFLSPSEGAVPVGPFDQPLDGLILGNGEIKSPPAAK, from the exons ATGGGCGGCTGCACTCTGACGACATATCAGACGCTTGGGGTTGAAGACTCCCGATCCCGAATCAGGCCAAGCCTTGGATTGCCAACACGCAGCCGTCCTTCCCGAACGGAGCTCCTAGCGCCTTTTTATCAGCCTCAATCTCAACGTTCTCCAGCATCACTGGGGAACCAGCTGGGGGTTTTGGAGAAAGCTGGGAAGGAAATCGCATATCCGCATTCAGCAATCTTGACATCGAAACACACCAAGAGACTTCAAGCATTAACTTCAATGCCCGAAGGCGCAGTAACAGATGAATTTGCGATGGCGTCCCTCAACGCCGCCAAGCAACAACTTCGGACGGCTATGAAGCACAAGCTCCAGGCCATGACTCCCGAGTCTGTTCTCTCACAGA GCTTGGTCGTGTTCAACAAACTCAAAACCTTTCCGCCGTTTGTCAAGGCCAAACGAGTCAGTGTCTTTCTGTCCATGCCAGGCGGCGAAATTCAGACAGACGCCATCGTCAGACACGCTTTAGCCTCCGGAAAGGAAGTTTTCGTGCCCTACCTTCATAAAAACCCAGCCACgtctccagctcttcccgTGCGGGTCATGGATATGGTGCGTCTTAAAGACTTGGCAGATTATGAAGGCCTGATGCCAGACAGATGGGGCATCCCAAGCATCAACCCAGCCACCGTACACGAGAGACAGAGAGTCTTTGGTGGCCCGGACGCCCAGCACTCGCAGAGCACTCTGCTCGACCTCATTCTCATGCCGGGGGTTGCATTTGACATCGATCCTAACAACGGCGCCATCAGGCGGCTTGGACATGGCAGAGGGTTTTATGACTATTTCTTGAGCCGACACAGCGCAAAGTCGGCTGAGCTAGGGCAACAAGAGTCTCCTGTATTGCTATATGGCTTAGCCCTGTCTGAACAGTTCCTGTCTCCGTCCGAGGGGGCAGTACCTGTTGGTCCTTTTGATCAACCTCTGGACGGGCTCATTCTCGGGAATGGCGAGATCAAAAGTCCTCCAGCTGCAAAATAA
- the SME1 gene encoding mRNA splicing protein sme1 (EggNog:ENOG503P5RR; COG:A; BUSCO:EOG09265NHW), whose amino-acid sequence MTGRGGGGGRRVLLPPINFLFKLLQQRTPVQIWLYEQLSIRIIGIIRGFDEFMNLVIDDAVEVKQISKTNDTETRRNLGQILLKGDNVSLIQSYSG is encoded by the exons ATGactggaagaggaggaggtggtggtcgcCGGGTTCTGCTCCCACCAATCAACTTTCTTTTCAAACTCCTGCAGCAGAGAACACCAGTCCAAATCTGGCTCTATGAGCAGCTCTCGATCCGCATCATTGGCATTATCCGT GGCTTCGACGAATTCATGAACCTGGTT ATCGACGATGCCGTGGAGGTCAAACAAATCTCCAAGACGAACGATACAGAAACGAGAAGAAATTTGGGG CAAATTCTCCTCAAGGGCGACAATGTGTCCCTCATCCAGAGCTATTCAGGGTGA